TCGACGGGCTGCTCGGGAGGCTGCGCCGTGGCTGAACCTCTGCTGCACGTCGAAAACCTGGTCCGCCGGTTCGGCGGCGTGATCGCGACCGACAACGTCACGCTCGAGGTCAGAAGCGGCGAACTGCACGCCATCATCGGCCCGAACGGCGCCGGCAAGACCACGCTGATCAGCCAGCTCACCGGGCAGTTGCTGCCGCATTCCGGCGCCATCCGCTTTGCCGGCCAGGACATCACCTGGCTGCCGGCCTACCGCCGCAGCCGGCTCGGGCTGGCGCGCTCGTTCCAGATCACCTCGCTGCTGCCCGACTTCACCGCCGCGGACAATGTCGCGCTGGCGGCGCAGGCGCATGCCGGGCACTCCTTCCGCTTCTGGGGCAATGCCCGCAAGGAGCCGCAGCTCCGCGAGGCCGCGCGCGCCGCACTGGAGCGGGTGGGGCTCAGTCACCGCGCCGACACCGTGGTATCGGAATTGAGCCATGGCGAGCAGCGCGAGCTCGAACTCGCGGTCGCGCTCGCCACCAAGCCGCAACTGCTGCTGCTCGACGAGCCGATGGCCGGCCTCGGCCCCACCGAATCCGCGCGCATGGTGAAGCTGCTGCAGGAATTGCGGCGCGAAGTCGCCATCGTGCTGGTCGAGCATGACATGGACGCGGTGTTCGCGCTGGCCGACCGCATCAGCGTGCTGGTGTACGGCCGCGTCATCGCCTCCGACGTGCCGGCCGCGATTCGCAAGCATGAAGAGGTCAAGCGCGCCTATCTCGGCGATCAGCATGTGGTGACCCGCCATGTCTGAACTGGCGCCGCTGCTCGAAGTCGAGGAAATAGAGACCTGCTACGGCCTCAGCCAGGTGCTGTTCGGCATGTCGCTGTCGGTGCGGACGGGCGAGATGGTGGCGCTGCTCGGCCGCAACGGCATGGGCAAGACCACGACCATCCGCTCGATCATGGGCCTGACGCCGGCGCGCGCGGGCGCGATCCGCTTTGCCGGACATGAGGCGCGCCAGCTGCCGTCGTTCCGGATCGCGCAGCTCGGCATCGGCCTCGTCCCCGAGGGGCGGCAGATCTTTCCCAATCTGACCGTGTACGAGAATCTCGTCGCCGCCTCCGGCAATCGCCTCGGTGCCGCCGATCCCTGGACGCTGGAAAAGATCCACGCGCTGTTCCCGCGGCTGGCCGAACGCGGCGCCAATATGGGCGGCACGCTGTCGGGCGGCGAGCAGCAGATGCTGGCGATCGGCCGCGCGCTGATGACCAATCCGCGCCTTCTGATTCTGGACGAAGCCACCGAGGGCCTCGCGCCCCTGATCCGCGACGAGATCTGGAGCTGCCTGTCGCTGCTGAAGGCGCGCGGACAATCGATCCTGGTGATCGACAAGAACGTCGAGAACCTGACCCGGATCTGCGACCGCCACTACATCATCGAGCGCGGCCGGGCGGTGTGGAGCGGCAGCTCGGAGCAGTTGATCGCCGAGCCGGAGCTGCAGCACCGGTATCTCGGGATTTGACTTTTCCGTCATGGCCGGGCTTGACCCGGCCATCCACGCCTTGTTCGCAACGGCGTCGCTAGGCAGATTACTTGAATTCGTCCGCAGCTCGCGCAATTTTCGCAGAGAGTTCCTTGATGCCTGCGATTATCGCATCCAACTCCTTCGCCCGCGAATACAGGTTCTTGCCCCGCGACACATGGGGGTTGAGCCCGCCTTGACCATTGATACCGTTCAAATTGTTATTGCACCGTGCATACGCCGATTCATCTCCGTCGTGGAGGTTTGAGTTACCTTCACTGGGAATGAGTGGCCATCCCCTCGGATTCTCAGCATCACTGATTTGTTGCTGGGGACTCCATTGAAGCCCGGCGTCAAAGCTTCCGGCCTGCGTAGCATACCAATTATAGTACACTGTTCGACGCTCCCGGTCGCCAGGTCCAGGGCGGTCTCCCGGGTCGCGGCCAGCGAAGACCATTGCGCTTCTAGTGTAGTAGCCAAGAAACACCTGTCTGGGGTAGCCATCGACAACTGCACGAGCTTGGTTGGCATCGTTGACCATCCTGTCCCTGGCAGCGGCTGCTGAACCGGCGTTTTTCGGGTCAATCACAAAAGCCAGCCAATTCGTGATCTTGGTTGCGAAGTCCTTCACCTTGGCTTTTGACGAGCGCAAGACGATGCACATTGAAATATACGATAGGCTTGCGGTGCAAACCGCGAAATATCCAGGGAAGTCGTAACCGCGCAAATCGTAAGCATTGGACAGTTGCTTACCTGCAATTGCCTCGACCGCCTTGTACTCAGCACTGTTTTTGTCCAAGCGCCGTATTTGATCGTCTGATAGGCCCGCCAGTGCGT
The sequence above is drawn from the Bradyrhizobium sediminis genome and encodes:
- a CDS encoding ABC transporter ATP-binding protein, with amino-acid sequence MAEPLLHVENLVRRFGGVIATDNVTLEVRSGELHAIIGPNGAGKTTLISQLTGQLLPHSGAIRFAGQDITWLPAYRRSRLGLARSFQITSLLPDFTAADNVALAAQAHAGHSFRFWGNARKEPQLREAARAALERVGLSHRADTVVSELSHGEQRELELAVALATKPQLLLLDEPMAGLGPTESARMVKLLQELRREVAIVLVEHDMDAVFALADRISVLVYGRVIASDVPAAIRKHEEVKRAYLGDQHVVTRHV
- a CDS encoding ABC transporter ATP-binding protein, whose product is MSELAPLLEVEEIETCYGLSQVLFGMSLSVRTGEMVALLGRNGMGKTTTIRSIMGLTPARAGAIRFAGHEARQLPSFRIAQLGIGLVPEGRQIFPNLTVYENLVAASGNRLGAADPWTLEKIHALFPRLAERGANMGGTLSGGEQQMLAIGRALMTNPRLLILDEATEGLAPLIRDEIWSCLSLLKARGQSILVIDKNVENLTRICDRHYIIERGRAVWSGSSEQLIAEPELQHRYLGI